TATGACAAAatcagtaaataaaaaatagtccAACTATTTTCTTGACTTAAGATTCAAGACGACAAAAACTATAGCTACTTTTgggataagataagataagatacaGACGTCGTGTCGGCCATACAAATATGATGGTAAATAAAGActacagtagtatatcgctatTCAAAAGTCCTAAATCGATTGAGAataaacaaatccgggttacaaactaaaaccgaggaaaacacaTTAACTGTAataggaaaacaacgaaacaacagaaacacttaagtgcaacaaaaataaacgacAATTTCACATACACACACGcaaactataagataacaactaccattttcctgacttagtaTCCGTAAAACTAATGAAATTACAATTTGAGTCGTTTTCCCTTATAACTCTGTTGGATAAAGTTATTGTGTATAGAACATCCAACTCTAAGGAAATGTATATATTGTGAATATGAATAAATGTAGCGTACCAATTGGTATATAAAAACACCAAACGATGGGATGGaaggtatgttactgctgaaaAATTTAAGTTAACAATTAGAAAACCATAACATTTGTTCTAGATTCTTGCTTGAAGTCATCCATCTGCGTCAATATCAAAGACGAGATGTGGATATGAAAAgaggaaataaaaataattgatctAAACATAATATTATATACCACTTTAATTGTTTTGACACATGTTTTGTAGACAGAAATACTTATTACATGTACCAAATAAGTACGTACTGTCGTACTTCAGATAAACAACTTGGTTGATTTACAAGTTGGTACTTGCATGTGCTATTAGTTTTTCTGTATATCTAGAGAACCAGAAACAATTGACAGGCAAAATCTACAATTATATTGACTTCGTATTTTATTCTTAGCCGGGTTCTTGTAttgaattttgtgaaaaaaataaaggcaaaacaataaatgtaaatataatgtaaaacaacGGGACTAtcgtatacatattttatttgtacaatatcAAGAGCATAACAACATATCTACTAGTATCTTGCCTTTTGGCCATATGTAAATAAACCTTTCCACTGTTTTTAACAAACGCTGTTTACACTGATAACTTATGCATACTCATTACTGCATAGTAATATGTAAAGGATAAGAAATAACCTTGATGTTGTTATAATGGAGGTTAAGGACATTATGGGGGAATATTTTGGCCTTCCTCTTATCAAGATAAAGTTACACTATTACATAAACccaatgtacaaaataaataaacaagaggTGGTATGATTGTGCATTAGATATATATCTGCTAAATTACATGAGTATACAtaaaggtcaccgtatggccttcgaAGTTGGCTAAAGCCGATACCGAATATGTATCTATAAACGTCATAaagtgaaacaattcaaacaatgaAAGAGGTACAAAGGTTCTTTTCTTCTTTCTCAACTCCTACCACATATTTCCAATGTGAATTATTCTTAAAGTTTTTATTCGGATTTATTACTACTAAGTATGGTGTTAGATTTGTAAATGCATAATCTGTGACAGAATAAAGAAATCCGTAGTAAGCAGAGACACTTTAAAAATCAACTTATTCTTGGTgatatttcagttgtttatcTTAATGAAATTGTTTGAGTTAGCAATTAATCACTATTTATGAAGTAGTCACAATGACATgcgacaaaatatatattactaaATTGGGAAACAAAAACGCTTTAATGagacatatttttaaaaataattctaattTGGTTTGTATTCCTTTTGAAGTATTAAACATATCTGTGGCAAATAAATATTGTCTATTTGTACATTTACGATGAACGAAAAAATTAAGTGTTCGAAAATCAAATCATATGCTATAAATAAGatggttgtaaaaaaaaacacatctaaTATTGGGAAATACAATCGattcaacaacacaaaaaaactacTCATTTATATTTGGATTTGGCTAATCTATGCCTGGTGACCAAACACACATCGGTGTCAAATATAAGTATATAACGTAGGTTTATGTATGAATAAATTATTACTAAAACGTAATGAATGTagttgttaaattttcaaattggtaatttttttttcgaaaaacattttcaagtATGAAAATGGTTGTCAGAAAAGTGTTGATGTCCAAATCAAAGCTACGCTCTGCCTTATGAGTTTAAGTTCTCTTTTATCACCCGCGCTATCGCCTATGCATTTATAAGCAGTGCTGCATGAGTCTTATTTGTAAAAGTTTCAGAATGACATAAAATTTTAAGAGACAGCTTGGAATTGCCTATCCCTTGAGTCAACTGATAGGTCTCCCAACACTAAATTAAATTTGTCGAGGAAAATATCTGCATGGTGTTTCTTCAAAATCAGAGTTGGTCGAAATCGTATTGTTTTACTACCACAACCTCCTGTGTGAATTCCTATAAGGTAAATTAATATTCTAAGTAAAACTTTTGACAAAATTCGAACCGTTTCAGCtgggtttttttatttagtgaaaaatataaacaattgcgttttcaaatgtttggaaCATGTTTGTGATTACAGTTAACAAGTTAACTATTGTCTGTATTGTTTGGATATTGGTCCTTTTGTTGATATTCGATAATAAAGAAGTTTATCAAAAAATGATGTATTTCTATTTCGGAATATCTTTTCACGAAATGTaaataaacttttgaaattgttaaGCAATGAGAAATTTTCATCTGGTGTGCTAGAATTTGtacttttaatgttatttcaacctctttttggtttttttacttCATACTGAAATTAGTGAAGTTTAAACTCTTTTTAAGAataatatttgtctgtttatcgtagtaaatatttgaagaagaatTCTATATTTGAGTTACGAAGTTACGTAAAATATTAAGTCGTTTTTTATAAATGCATACTTACCTTTCTCACGCAGCTTTAACATAACAATGTCACGTGTTTTCTGATCTGGAAAATCCACCGCTCCATATAAACCGAGTCCACGAACTTTACTAAGTATATTTGAATACTTATCCTGAAATAAACGTTCGAATGTAAagataattttaacaaattaatcatatatttgtagcattttaatttgtaaatattatcttcaaattttcttcttttttaattttttttttatagatcagTAGACTTTTCAAATACATCTACTAATaactaaaattttgtttttgttttatttttgtgaaaactATTCTACATGATGATAAAGTAGCTATCATTGGTTTTTTATTTGTCTCTTTCGAATCGATAAAGAAGACATGTACATCGGAGACCTTCTGTCGCCTTAATTGGTAAAGTTGAGGACCAATTGGTTcgttatatacattgtaaatataagACCAGATGTTTATATGCAAAAGTATATAAACATCTGgtcttatttttacaataatgtGTAATTTTGTCCGtatatttgggttttttatTGGGtggtttttatatttctttccgTTGTAATATTACATGAACAGTAATCATTGCTAAATTACAAACTAGATTTTTCTCAAAGCTCCGTTTACAAATGGTAAAGCTCACACGCGTCTTCTCAATTTTGCATGTAAGGAGTACTATTATTCGTgttttttaaccatggcgttgtcagttatttttcgatctatgagtttgaatgtccctctggtatcttttgtctctcTTCAATCATATTACCTGTAAGTCATACAATCCATCAAAGAAGTGTTTGCCTGTATCGTTGGCATTTGTCAAAAGATGTTGTTCTTTTATCACTTTTACAACGGCTTCTAGGAGGATAACCTTAGAAGGATCACCAATCCATGTATTAAAAATTCGAAATccctacaaaaacaaaaaagtcaaaattagaATGCACTAAAATAGATAggacattataaataaaattatcaaaaaatatgaagatgtatTAATTGAAAGCATTATAACCTTTCGATAACGATgtcaaatcaattaaaaatcatcACCAGCGGACGAACGGGAAAATATTGTCATAGTTATGatcttaaatattcattttgtaagGGAAACAAATGCGCAGATATGGAATCTCCTCCAACAAACATtgtaactaaattaaatatttcaaaaacgaAAACGTACTGAAATGTCGATTGGAACTGCTGGAGTTATATATTATAATCGCCCATAGAAggaaaagtttacaaaaaacaaataagacaaATCAAAACCTTTCTTAATGTGTTCGAGTGTAATTTCGCAGATTTTATGAAATTCTGCCAACCAATATAATACGCATACATACTGAAAATACGTCATTATgattggcatgccacaaaatgTTAAGGTTTGCATGAAACATTCAAAAACCATTATACACTAGTATAAAAGCATCGCATACTAAATAAGATAAATGTAGTTTTTCTGCAAGAATACATTAAGGTATTATAAAAATGGATAGAATTAGTGAAAACCTCTTAGTATATAAAACTACAACACTTATTTAAGCaataaattatatctgaaaaaaatccGAATAACTTTTGCAGCGCCAAGAAGTCCACCAAAGGctgcttattttatttatatttcttaaaactCTTTCTTAATACATAAAAGGTCTATGGTGTGCGTTCCTAGAAATATTGGACAGTTGTGTGTCTGTATTGTCTTGACCAATCCAGGTATGTAAATTCAAGATTGATATAAACGAACAAGTTCGCAAAAATGAAAGAGATCTGCATGTACATAGATTAAcatgaaaatatgtttataaaaaagtgAATATTGATATATCTGATATAAAATCAGTGTTGCTTATGTTTTACCTCCTGGTGTCTTCGTGTGGATTGGAAGTATCAAACCTAAAATAAACgtcacaaaaacaaatacagcTATCAGCTTCAATGAATGTGGAAGACAAACATAAAGTGTACAGTATTTGACTGCTGTACggatgaaaaataataagacaTATTTGTTGTAGAATATGGTACACTATCCGGCCGAATTATTGACTTCAATCCTTTTgcgttaaggtggtacccaacactttcactaaatttaatttggctcgtttaatttccataaaattttgtcaaagtattttttttaacacttaaacaaaaatataaaaatttaaaaaattttgaaccaaccgttttatcagaaaaaatacactggttatatagcagtttgacaaaaacttattttgatcttTGAAAAGCTTCAAttttcccttaacaacacaacgtaattaaaacgtttagctgattttacggagttatctccctgtagtgttaggtaccaccttaaccaAATATCGTAGTATAAATTACGTACACCCAATCGGTATAACACCCTCATGTGTGTATCGAATACTTACACTTTAGGCTAGCTCCGAAGAaggtttttaagtttttaagggATCGCATATTACAATACCGGTTTGCTTCACATTGAGAATTAAATagattaatatttgaaattaaagacCCGACATAATGATTATTATTAAGAAGATCGATATtgcataatttgtattttgtatttttgactCATCTTATATTTCTGTTGCatggtaaaatgaaaattatgtttGATCTTACTGTAATTCAATATACACTATTCGTACGGATCTCAAAGTTTACCAAGATAATGGTATTTCATTTGGTTTTATGTATTTCATTTGATCATTGAATAATGTAAAATGGCGAAACAAAGGATATTACACATACTCATCcatatattatgatatatttcatatttgagctttctgttgtttctgttaattttccttttgtcaaaaacagatatgcatataatggtttacttttataaattgttatttggatggagagttgtctcattggcactcataccacatcttgctATATCTATGACAACCTCAGTTTGCTGTTTTTTGAAGCGAGCATGTTTTGTGGTGTCTTTTATATCTTAGTTCAAGTTTGTTTGCATCCTTGTGTTTCTTCACTTAGTAGGTTTTTATTCTGGAATATGAATACATGGTGTAGGGACAAATTGGGATTTTAATGCAGTTAAAGCTGTTTCAATTCAACCACATGTTACTGGACCACGCCAGGCTATTTCAATTAAGTGtcgttcttttttgtttgtgtttgtaaCTGCTTTCTGCTGTTaatggggttttttttctgttgaaatacttaaattaatttgaattatcttttttatcaaattatttgcaAGCCCACTTAAAGCTTATAAAGTATGATAACAAATATTCATAAACTGTTGgaatgttttaaatgaaatgtgaGGCAGTGTCCTTACTGGTGTCCATCAGTATAAAGTGTATTACTTAAGTAATAGTGTTTTAGCTTATTTACAGTTGAGAATATAACAACCCTGCTGACAAACAAAAGTATGTTTCTTGATCTCAATCACTTTTAAGTTTTACATAATTTACCTCATTAGGTCTGAACTTTGAGTTATAGTAAAATCCACCAGTCAGCATTTTCTTACTGAATGTAACAATGTCGGGAGGTTGAGGAAGATTGAAGTACTCATGTGCCCACATTTTGCCAGTCACTCCACATCCAGTTTGCACTTCGTCCATTTGGAAACAAATATCGTTCTAAAAAtggaataatttcaaaataggaACTTGTATAAAAACGTCCTACAACTATATGAATTAGAGCAAAATAACTGATTATAGTGATCTGACGTAAACTTGATTAAGTACGCTAGAGTTGTGTCAAAAGTCTTCAAAGATATAAAGCTTCTAATTTCAGTTCGTCTACGAAAGAGTTAACCGTGGCGTtccaatacaaaaatatgtaaatattgattCCACAACTACAACAAGCGTATTACGATATTTTCAACTCGagacaattaaattttaatattgaaagcGTGAGTCTTGTCaagatttttaaataattcaaatttaactgttgagagtggagaaatatcgtaatacacgagttccagtggtggaatctgtttctctaatgatttttatccttccctttcaaagatttgaggaaagttgtgtacttttgatttgacgtcatcagacatggtcgcctttttcatgacgtcacaataagaaaattcagaagaaaacaagaaaattcaacgtcacaattaaatttcaaacagTCATTTGCTGAGAACAGATTGTTCattagtgaggagaaatatttttctaacaccggtcaggaaatgtgaaaatagcacaaaaattagagaaccATATTTATAGTATCAGGATATGCGTTTTGGGTTGTGCAAATCTGTCAAAAACTATCTTTGCCTGGTGAcataaacaaatgtgttttgaaTGGTTGTAATATTTTGCGAACagtaatttaaagaaatgacaGCATAAGATTTCATGTAATAAAACGATCGTTGACtacttcttaattatttataaaccgaacacattaaacatttttaaaagtatagtaatatagacaaaaaataataatatccaCAAATTTAGCTGATGTAATTGATGTAAAATTTGTCTATGGAGATATAACCGAATGGTAGGATCAATTctaataactgaaaaaaattaacataagtatttttaaaacatggaaGCACCGACGTTCGGCCATTGGGGTAGAATGTTTCGTTATAGATGCTACAAATATTATATTCACATCAAatagttatttaattttaatcagtaaACTCCCAAATGTCACCAGGTGTCGATGTTTGTGGTACATAGTTCATactgtataataaatattagtcTAAATAAGAAGTTTAATTGATTTAATAGTTTTAATGTCTTGCCTTTAATTAAAAGCTAAGCTTTCTACTCTTTGATATCCACCAAATCAGGATAAAAAGCATTTACTAACCTTGATACATATTTCTTGAAGACCTTTGAAAAATTCTGGAGGAGCGAAAATGTCTCCTCCTTCTGCCTGGATGGGTTCTGTAATTATTCCTACAACTGGTCTGTTTTTCTTGCTCCAAATGTCAATCAAATCTTCAACCTTTACAatgcaaattaaattaaaaaaaaagttatcaagaGTAGCTAAAATAGTAATACTGAATTGTAACCACATAActcattagaaaatgcctgtaccaattcaggaatagtacagttgttatccatttgtttgacgtgtttgagcttttgattataacatttgataagggactttccgtttttgaatattcctcggagttcggtattattgtgattttacttttcactatCTGAAAGATTTGTATATTGCAatattaagaatggaaatgtaGAATGTGTCTAAGATACAACACACAGACCAAATAGCAGAAAACAACCGATTGCCACCAATGGttcttcaatacagcgagaaaataccgcacccggaggcgtgcttAAGCTATTCCCAAATCAAAAATGTGTACTTGTCCGGTTGATAATGAAATCATATTActctatataaaatttattaatgaactgaaattaaaaagtatACGAGACTAACACAGGccagaagctcctgacttgggactggCATAAATATGCGGCTGGGTTAAACACGTTTTTATGGATCTCAGCCCTCCCCTAGCTAATGTtgataaaataaacacaaagcaatatatataaataacgtatatttcaaaattgaaagctTTTAATCAAATGGAACCCTAATAGaaaagtataaaacaaaagcatgatattcaattttgttacCAATAACTATCGAGTAATTAATGTGTCGAATCAAAATATAGAACAGGAATAAAGTCTAACAAAGCTCCAATTCACTATTATTACATATCTGTCAAATAAATACCTCTTCTAAACATCTTTTTGTGTCAGCTTCATTTTCACGAACGTTCTCTTCCAATGGGTACTTCATGTTTGGGAAAGAAGCTATTGGCCATTCTGGAGCTGGGAAATCTAATTTGTGTGTCCATTTGTTGTGTGAAACTGCCGCTGCACctatttaaatacatatttaataatattaGAAAAAGGAGATAAATTGATTGAGGATGGTGtttccaaatgaaaaaaatatgtgtattttatgtcacaagaaaccaaatacatgtatgtctgttATGATACTTTTCTACTTAAATTTGTAAGCTGTGATAACTTTTGGTCTCAACGGACCTGAACATAAAATAGCTCATAACAGAGTAACAATCATAACAAACCACATAATACTCATTGATCCAGAAATGTGCCGATCTTTTATTTTTGACGGGTTGACATATTTGGACAGGTAGTGAGAGAGCATAATGCATCTCactttctttaataaaaaaaaagaagtaaaaaaaaatacccattGTTCTGCCATGTAGTGCATTCTTAAAGGATAACACTGTGAGATCAGGACAGCCAGGAAACTGGTTTATCAAGCATGACTGCAGTTCTTCTGGAGAAGGTGGTCGACCATTTCTCATTTTCCCCTACAAATAATACGTAAAATGAACGACGTAAAATTAGGGTTTACATTatatagatttgttttgttttaaactctTTTAGATTAACCTTAATCAGGAACacttgaaacaaatattttaaaaggtaaaGGTGCATGATTACTTGGGAACTAAATGgttcaaatgaatatgaaagaaatGTCTAGATCAGATCGGACCAAACTTTcaagataatttgttttttttattttcgtagCACATGGTGTTGATccattattatctttttttctatttatatattgcaaatatttgaaGACTTTTCAATATCTGTAAAATAACTTTGGTTGTTGGCATTATATATCAGATATGCGGATATGATAAGTTAAGATAACTTTATTAGCACTAACACATTGACAATAAATGGTTATGGCAACAAATTAAAGACTAACTACAATAACATATGTTCTCATAGAACATTCAGTTCATTGTAACAAATGGCTGTACATTAAAGTACCTGATGTGAAATAAACATTGCTTTTAGTCCGTTTTCAATTGCGCATGATCCACAAGCCATTGTCATGACTTCCGAAAGTCCTGGTGGTGCAACCTTTAACAAAGaagaatattaattaaatttcaagtattaataaatattttcaatagcGTCATATTGTAGAAAGCAATGCTTAAGTATTCTGATTTATACTATCGTCAATGGGGTTCGAATCCAAACAGAGGGGCCAAGTTAGGCGTCGCTGTCAATAGTGTCATTTTCAtccatttatttaaattgatttatgaaACAAACTTTGAAGATGTATccaataaaattatatgattgTATGCTCTAAGATGAAACGTTCGCGACGTAattgataacaaatatttctaaCATTGTACTTTTATAAATGTCTAAATTTCTAATGAACCTGAGGTTTCAACTCCCTTatgaaaaactaaaattttgttATCATAATGTACATTGTGGTTACATTTTTCGAGCTTTCGGAAAGTTGTCCGTAGATGTATTTTAgctatgtctgtttgtttggtTTCTCTTTAGTCGTATAGCGCTTCAACTGTTTCGGTTCTGATACATACTTAGCTTTGAAACATTCGGCATTTGGCGTTTCTGTTGAAGGAAAATCGAGAAAAGCGTTTAGAACgtgcttttcttttttaaattttaatagttttacttACTTCAAGCAATGATGAACGCAGTCTTGTCACCCAGTCACCTGGTGGGTAAAAGCCTAAAGCTGGTCTGTTTAGGAAAGCATACTAAAAAGTGAAAATGCTATATGTAGtattaaaatcagttatatGGTCTTTTTTATATGccattttattgttgaaatgtttaattatttttcattttgattacAGGTGATTGTTCAAAAGTTATCTAAACCTGAAATAAGagaattaaactttgatgaTCTCATTTCACTTTTGTAATAATGAACAAACTTACAATATTATCTGGATTCTGTATGCTTTCTAACATAGACGGGTGGTTATAACCTTAAAAATACGAAAATATTGAATGTTGTTAGCAATACAGAAATTAATGTATTCGTTCTATGCATCTACGTTGAATGAACCTTCTGTCTCTGGATCTGCGATCTaccacaaacattaaaaaaatacaagtcttTGAAAGTTTACCTGTTACTCTGTAATTTTATTCAACTAATGGTTGCAACTTTATGTTACAATTTTTAAGTTGCTCAATTTAGTATAGTGcactgaaatatttgtcatacatttataatatccggacatattatttcaaatttcatataaTTGTCAGCTAGTACAGCGTACATGGTTACAGACATGAAATGCTTTAAAAGAGGTTGTCTCAAGTAATGATCGTATAAATTCTAATAGTATTATATTTATCATGCCCATGACTTCTTATTTTGGTTGTAAACCATTTgctaattcaaatatttttcatttatgaagAGAATTTGAAGAAACGACGGGCTTAAATGTAATTTCTTGCATCTAGTTAACCTAGGCCTCTTATCTACTTGATAAAATTTGATGATAAAGAAACATGTCTTtcaatactaaaatttaaaacattttacaaggGCAGTA
The genomic region above belongs to Mytilus trossulus isolate FHL-02 chromosome 7, PNRI_Mtr1.1.1.hap1, whole genome shotgun sequence and contains:
- the LOC134724524 gene encoding 4-aminobutyrate aminotransferase, mitochondrial-like, with translation MNRIHLNSLFQKCMRSGMTKGLPMSTSATVTRATAEPNFPEMKTSVPGPKSKELIKQLGTIQNSDAVHFFVDYDKSYGNYIVDVDGNTMLDLFTQIASLPLGYNHPSMLESIQNPDNIYAFLNRPALGFYPPGDWVTRLRSSLLEVAPPGLSEVMTMACGSCAIENGLKAMFISHQGKMRNGRPPSPEELQSCLINQFPGCPDLTVLSFKNALHGRTMGAAAVSHNKWTHKLDFPAPEWPIASFPNMKYPLEENVRENEADTKRCLEEVEDLIDIWSKKNRPVVGIITEPIQAEGGDIFAPPEFFKGLQEICIKNDICFQMDEVQTGCGVTGKMWAHEYFNLPQPPDIVTFSKKMLTGGFYYNSKFRPNEGFRIFNTWIGDPSKVILLEAVVKVIKEQHLLTNANDTGKHFFDGLYDLQDKYSNILSKVRGLGLYGAVDFPDQKTRDIVMLKLREKGIHTGGCGSKTIRFRPTLILKKHHADIFLDKFNLVLGDLSVDSRDRQFQAVS